A genomic segment from Gopherus evgoodei ecotype Sinaloan lineage chromosome 6, rGopEvg1_v1.p, whole genome shotgun sequence encodes:
- the LOC115653181 gene encoding actin-like protein 7A: MSVKGSTSSVAVATIQEGPAKRAVLVRASKKPKEDSASSTQGSPKIVKETRAVIIDIGTGYCKCGFAGEPRPSHVISSTVGKHFQETAKTGDNRKESFVGKELQDVKIPLKLVNPLRHGIVVDWDCVQDIWEYIFHKEMKIQPEEHAVLVSDPPLSPTTNREKYAEMLFETFCTPAMHIAYQSRLSMYSYGKTSALVVESGHGVSYVVPIYEGYTMPSITGRVDYAGSDLTQYLMKLLNEAGKTFTGEQLSVIEDIKEKCCYTSLDLQHDMSLPLRKQQVDYELPDGHLIPIGKERFLCAEMLFKPSLIGSQQPALPLLTMTCLSKCDVDLKKKLMGNILLCGGCTMLRGFPDRFQSDLTKMCPNDNPIAAASPDRKSSVWTGGSILASLKAFQQLWVYRREYEEQGPFFIYRKCF; encoded by the coding sequence atgtcaGTCAAAGGAAGCACCAGTTCTGTAGCAGTAGCAACAATCCAGGAAGGTCCTGCAAAACGGGCAGTACTGGTTCGGGCCAGTAAAAAGCCTAAAGAAGATAGCGCATCATCAACTCAGGGAAGCCCCAAGATTGTGAAGGAGACTAGAGCAGTGATCATAGACATTGGCACAGGTTACTGTAAGTGTGGATTTGCTGGAGAGCCTCGTCCCTCCCATGTTATTTCATCTACAGTGGGCAAGCATTTCCAGGAGACTGCTAAAACTGGGGACAATCGCAAAGAAAGCTTTgttggaaaagaacttcaggatgTGAAAATACCCCTAAAACTGGTCAACCCCTTGAGACATGGCATAGTGGTTGACTGGGATTGTGTCCAAGACATTTGGGAATACATTTTCCACAAAGAGATGAAGATTCAGCCAGAGGAGCATGCGGTGCTGGTATCAGACCCTCCACTGAGTCCTACCACCAACAGGGAGAAATATGCTGAGATGCTGTTTGAAACGTTCTGCACTCCTGCCATGCATATCGCCTACCAGTCCAGATTATCTATGTATTCATATGGAAAGACCTCTGCTCTTGTGGTAGAAAGTGGCCATGGCGTTTCATATGTGGTCCCTATCTACGAAGGTTATACTATGCCAAGCATTACTGGACGCGTAGACTATGCTGGATCAGACCTTACCCAGTACCTCATGAAGTTATTAAATGAGGCGGGGAAAACATTTACTGGGGAACAACTAAGTGTGATAGAAGACATCAAGGAAAAGTGTTGTTATACGTCTCTGGACCTTCAGCATGACATGAGTTTGCCTCTCCGGAAACAGCAGGTTGATTACGAACTTCCAGatgggcacctaattcccattggcaAAGAGAGATTCCTGTGTGCTGAAATGCTCTTTAAACCATCCTTGATAGGATCACAGCAGCCAGCGCTTCCACTGCTGACAATGACCTGCCTCAGTAAATGTGATGTTGATCTCAAGAAGAAGCTGATGGGCAATATCTTGCTGTGTGGAGGTTGTACCATGCTGAGGGGTTTCCCTGACCGCTTCCAGAGCGACCTGACCAAGATGTGCCCCAATGATAATCCCATTGCAGCAGCATCCCCTGACAGAAAGTCTTCTGTCTGGACTGGAGGGTCAATTTTGGCATCACTCAAGGCCTTTCAGCAGCTCTGGGTTTACAGAAGAGAATATGAAGAACAGGGTCCTTTCTTCATCTACAGGAAATGCTTTTGA